The Aureitalea marina genome includes a window with the following:
- the ilvN gene encoding acetolactate synthase small subunit encodes MEEQNQLFTVSVYTENNVGLVNRISAIFQKRHINIESINTSISEIVGVSRFTILVNITESQMKKIIGQIEKQIEVIKAFYHTDEETIYQESCLFKIKSDLLFEERQIQNIIKDSNARIVTVNKEFFVLEKSGRRHEVDLLYRELSAFGIMQFVRSGRIAVTKDEMKITEMLAAFTH; translated from the coding sequence ATGGAAGAACAGAATCAACTTTTTACCGTCTCTGTATACACGGAGAACAATGTGGGATTGGTGAACCGGATCTCGGCCATTTTCCAGAAAAGACATATCAATATCGAAAGCATAAATACCTCGATATCGGAGATCGTAGGTGTCTCCCGTTTTACTATCCTGGTCAATATCACCGAATCCCAGATGAAGAAGATCATTGGTCAGATCGAAAAACAGATCGAGGTGATCAAAGCCTTCTATCACACAGACGAGGAAACCATTTACCAGGAATCTTGTTTGTTTAAGATCAAATCGGACCTGCTTTTTGAGGAGAGACAGATCCAGAACATCATTAAGGATAGCAATGCACGGATCGTAACGGTTAACAAGGAGTTCTTCGTATTGGAGAAGTCCGGTAGAAGACATGAGGTAGATCTACTCTACCGAGAATTAAGTGCCTTTGGTATCATGCAGTTTGTCCGTTCCGGGCGGATTGCAGTGACCAAGGATGAGATGAAAATAACCGAAATGCTGGCAGCATTCACACATTAA
- the ilvC gene encoding ketol-acid reductoisomerase: MANYFNTLSLREQLDQLGRCRFMDRSEFESGTAALDGKKIVIIGCGAQGLNQGLNMRDSGLNIAYALRQSSIAQKRESYQKATRHEFEVGNFEELIPQADLVLNLTPDKQHSDVVKAVVPLMKQGSTLSYSHGFNIVEEGVKIREDITVIMVAPKCPGTEVREEYKRGFGVPTLIAVHPENDPEGKGWDQAKAYAYATGGHRAGVLASSFIAEVKSDLMGEQTILCGVLQTGSILCFDKMVQQGVDPAYASRLIQFGWETLTEALKHGGITHMMNRLSNPAKIRAYQLSEELKVLWTPLFQKHMDDIMSGHFSETMMADWAKDDADLLKWRAATAETAFEKTEPTADHISEQTYFDHGTLMAAFIRAGVELAFDTMVASGIIEESAYYESLHELPLIANTVARKKLYEMNRIISDTAEYGCYLFDHACKPLMTEFMKQVQPNDIGRDFTDGQGVENTDLIAVNEAIAAHPIEQVGHTLRAAMTAMKAIHQHPPKESVLA; encoded by the coding sequence ATGGCTAATTATTTCAACACATTAAGTTTAAGAGAACAACTGGATCAACTAGGTCGTTGCCGCTTTATGGATCGATCGGAATTCGAATCCGGAACAGCTGCCCTGGACGGCAAAAAGATCGTCATTATTGGCTGTGGTGCCCAAGGGCTAAATCAGGGTCTCAACATGCGAGATTCCGGACTAAATATTGCATATGCCCTACGGCAGTCTTCTATCGCTCAGAAGCGGGAGTCTTACCAAAAGGCTACACGGCACGAGTTTGAAGTGGGCAATTTTGAGGAATTGATCCCTCAGGCTGATCTGGTGCTGAATTTAACACCGGATAAACAACACAGTGATGTGGTAAAGGCTGTGGTACCTCTGATGAAACAGGGATCAACCCTGTCTTATTCGCATGGTTTCAATATAGTGGAGGAAGGTGTTAAGATCCGCGAGGATATTACCGTGATCATGGTGGCGCCAAAATGTCCAGGAACCGAAGTAAGAGAAGAGTATAAACGCGGTTTTGGTGTACCTACCCTGATCGCAGTTCATCCGGAAAACGATCCGGAAGGTAAGGGTTGGGACCAGGCTAAAGCCTATGCCTATGCTACCGGTGGTCACAGAGCGGGGGTGTTGGCCTCTTCTTTTATCGCCGAGGTAAAGAGTGATCTGATGGGAGAGCAAACCATCTTATGTGGAGTACTGCAAACGGGATCTATTTTGTGCTTTGACAAAATGGTCCAACAGGGCGTAGACCCGGCATATGCGTCTCGCCTGATCCAATTTGGTTGGGAGACCCTGACCGAGGCCTTGAAACACGGAGGGATCACCCATATGATGAACCGCTTATCCAACCCGGCCAAGATCAGAGCTTACCAGCTTTCGGAAGAATTGAAAGTCCTTTGGACGCCACTTTTCCAAAAGCATATGGACGATATCATGTCCGGTCACTTCTCTGAGACCATGATGGCAGATTGGGCCAAGGACGATGCGGATCTACTGAAATGGCGTGCTGCAACCGCCGAAACTGCTTTTGAAAAGACCGAACCAACAGCCGATCACATCAGCGAGCAAACCTACTTTGATCATGGGACCCTCATGGCTGCTTTTATCCGGGCAGGCGTGGAGCTGGCCTTCGACACTATGGTTGCCTCTGGTATCATCGAGGAATCGGCCTACTATGAGTCCTTGCACGAATTACCCCTGATCGCCAATACGGTGGCGCGCAAGAAATTATACGAAATGAATCGTATCATTTCCGATACGGCGGAGTACGGTTGTTATCTCTTTGACCATGCCTGTAAACCTCTGATGACGGAATTTATGAAGCAAGTTCAGCCTAACGATATTGGTCGTGATTTTACAGATGGTCAGGGAGTAGAAAACACAGACTTGATCGCGGTTAATGAAGCAATCGCGGCACACCCTATCGAGCAAGTGGGGCATACACTGCGTGCAGCTATGACCGCTATGAAGGCGATACATCAACACCCACCCAAGGAGTCTGTTTTAGCATGA
- the ilvA gene encoding threonine ammonia-lyase IlvA, which translates to MSIGPTTVYIPSMEAIKRTAERLAPVVHRTPYTFHSRLSKEYDCEVYVKREDLQRVRSYKLRGAYNRISQLDQEESLRGVVCASAGNHAQGVALSCKLLNISGIIYMPVPTPAQKIEQVGMFGQSQVEVRLVGDSFDDAYHAALLESEETGRTFIHPFDDQKVIEGQATVGLEILEQSGEPLDFLFLPVGGGGLAAGVSSVFRSNSSSTRLIGVEPAGAPSFTSSVEQGKRVALEHIEKFVDGAAVKRMGELTLEICRLNKVEPATVREGAVCQTILEFYNKDACVVEPAGAMSLTVLEQYREAIKGKRVACVISGGNNDITRTSEIKERALLESSLKHYFIVRFPQRAGALKEFVAEVLGPDDDITHFEYTKKTNRENGSAVVGIELKHSSDLQPLIQKMKERSFFGDYLNDKPELFQFLV; encoded by the coding sequence ATGAGCATAGGTCCTACCACCGTTTACATACCATCCATGGAGGCAATCAAACGGACTGCCGAACGGTTGGCCCCGGTGGTACATCGGACGCCCTACACCTTCCACAGCAGACTGTCCAAGGAATACGATTGCGAGGTCTATGTAAAACGCGAGGACCTTCAGCGGGTGCGTTCCTATAAATTGAGAGGAGCCTATAATCGCATCAGTCAATTGGACCAGGAAGAATCTCTAAGGGGTGTTGTCTGCGCCAGTGCGGGGAATCACGCCCAAGGTGTGGCCCTCTCCTGTAAACTATTGAATATTTCGGGCATTATTTATATGCCGGTCCCAACGCCAGCGCAAAAGATCGAGCAGGTGGGTATGTTTGGCCAGTCTCAGGTTGAAGTACGGCTGGTTGGGGATAGTTTTGATGACGCCTATCACGCGGCTTTACTAGAATCCGAGGAAACAGGAAGGACCTTTATCCATCCCTTCGACGACCAGAAGGTCATTGAAGGTCAGGCAACGGTAGGCCTGGAGATACTGGAGCAATCTGGGGAACCGCTGGATTTCCTTTTTCTGCCGGTTGGCGGGGGCGGACTTGCAGCCGGAGTCAGTTCTGTCTTTCGGTCTAATTCTTCTTCTACACGGCTTATAGGTGTTGAACCGGCCGGAGCTCCTTCCTTCACCAGTTCCGTGGAGCAGGGAAAGCGGGTAGCACTAGAGCACATTGAGAAGTTCGTAGATGGAGCTGCGGTAAAACGGATGGGAGAATTGACCTTGGAAATTTGCAGGTTGAATAAAGTTGAGCCCGCAACGGTCAGGGAAGGTGCTGTTTGCCAAACCATACTGGAGTTCTACAATAAGGATGCCTGTGTGGTAGAACCGGCCGGAGCTATGAGCCTGACTGTTTTAGAACAGTATCGGGAAGCGATCAAAGGTAAGCGAGTGGCCTGTGTGATCAGTGGCGGGAACAACGACATTACCAGAACCAGTGAGATCAAAGAAAGGGCATTATTAGAGTCCTCTCTTAAGCATTATTTCATCGTCCGATTTCCGCAAAGGGCCGGTGCATTGAAGGAATTTGTGGCTGAGGTTTTAGGACCCGATGATGATATTACACACTTTGAATATACTAAGAAGACCAATCGGGAGAATGGGTCGGCAGTTGTGGGAATCGAATTAAAGCATTCTTCGGATCTACAACCCCTTATCCAAAAAATGAAAGAGCGAAGCTTTTTCGGTGATTACCTGAATGATAAGCCGGAATTGTTCCAGTTTTTGGTCTGA
- the thrA gene encoding bifunctional aspartate kinase/homoserine dehydrogenase I, which translates to MKVLKFGGTSVASHQSISAVIRNLLSQSSSGPVIAVVSALGGVTDLLQQAGEQAVNQDQSYKTTLAQIRERHLEVVHEFDLSKQDEKDITAILDLLDLIVLGLFAIGEFSVMSRDKVLSFGEWMSSIIISKALAKQSSNSQWADSRELIVTDEQFTCAGLLIDETKIRVREYFKKNQAAITIMPGFISRSRSGYITTLGRGGSDYTAAIVAASLEAEELQIWTDVSGMYTAHPKWVKQAFPIEELSYQEAMELSHFGAKVIYPPTVQPALQKQIPIRVKNTFAPEDQGTLISAKVNNDRGIIKGISHLPDIALITLEGNGMVGIPGFSKRLFETLSLNKINVVMITQASSEHSICVGIQREECERARQVIDGEFAYEISLEKINPILVEVDLCIVAVIGDNIKGHQGVSGKMFSALGQNNVNIRAIAQGASERNISAVIDSRDVKKAVNTLHNSFFEKQVNRLNLFIKGVGNVGGILLEQIRQQRDHLLNELLVDVRVCGISNSRTMVFSETGIDLDNWQEELASGETQEFDSWMNRIIEMNLRNSVFLDVTASEEVAMSYSNYLRKSIAVVACNKIACSSAYHNYRELKSLAREYHAPFLFETNVGAGLPVINTLKNLINSGDRIRSIQAVLSGSLNFIFNHLDATNSFHDIVLQAQQEGYTEPDPRIDLSGVDVMRKILILIRESGVPMELEDIGNESFLPNAVDQAGSVDEFFALLQKEDAFFTERFVDAQKKGCKLKYVAEFTDGKAKVGLKEIREGHPFYNLEGKDNIVLFYTDRYSEQPLIIKGAGAGSEVTASGLFGDVISLAKN; encoded by the coding sequence GTGAAAGTCCTCAAGTTTGGAGGTACTTCAGTAGCCTCCCATCAGTCCATATCGGCTGTTATTCGAAATTTATTATCTCAAAGCTCATCGGGCCCCGTCATAGCGGTGGTGTCTGCATTGGGTGGAGTGACCGACCTGCTGCAGCAGGCGGGCGAACAAGCCGTTAACCAAGACCAGTCCTACAAGACAACATTGGCCCAGATCCGTGAACGCCACCTTGAGGTGGTACACGAATTTGATCTGAGCAAACAAGACGAAAAAGACATTACAGCCATTTTGGACCTCTTGGACCTGATTGTCCTTGGGCTCTTCGCCATAGGTGAATTCTCTGTGATGAGTCGCGATAAAGTGCTCAGTTTTGGTGAATGGATGTCGTCCATCATTATCTCTAAGGCCCTGGCCAAGCAGTCCTCGAATTCCCAATGGGCAGATAGCCGAGAACTGATCGTTACCGACGAACAGTTTACCTGCGCTGGCTTGTTGATCGATGAAACTAAGATCAGAGTCAGGGAGTACTTTAAGAAGAACCAGGCAGCCATAACCATTATGCCCGGTTTCATCTCACGTAGCCGAAGTGGTTACATCACCACTCTAGGCAGAGGAGGTTCGGATTATACAGCTGCTATAGTTGCAGCCTCCCTGGAGGCCGAAGAACTTCAGATATGGACCGATGTTTCCGGGATGTATACAGCCCATCCGAAGTGGGTGAAGCAGGCGTTTCCCATTGAGGAATTATCCTATCAGGAAGCCATGGAGTTGTCTCATTTTGGAGCCAAGGTCATTTATCCGCCTACCGTACAGCCGGCTTTGCAGAAACAGATTCCTATTCGAGTGAAGAATACCTTCGCCCCAGAGGATCAAGGTACGCTCATTTCGGCTAAGGTGAATAATGACAGGGGGATCATTAAAGGGATAAGTCACTTGCCGGATATAGCCCTGATCACCTTGGAGGGCAATGGTATGGTCGGTATCCCGGGTTTTTCAAAAAGACTCTTCGAAACCCTCTCCCTCAATAAGATCAATGTAGTAATGATCACTCAGGCATCCTCAGAGCATTCCATTTGTGTCGGTATTCAACGCGAAGAATGCGAGCGGGCCAGGCAAGTCATCGACGGGGAATTCGCTTACGAGATCTCTCTTGAAAAGATCAACCCTATACTGGTAGAGGTCGATCTATGCATCGTTGCGGTGATCGGAGACAACATTAAGGGTCACCAGGGAGTGAGTGGTAAGATGTTTAGCGCATTAGGCCAGAATAATGTCAATATTAGGGCCATTGCCCAAGGGGCTTCAGAGCGGAATATTTCGGCAGTCATTGACAGCCGTGATGTAAAGAAGGCGGTCAATACCTTACACAATTCATTTTTCGAGAAACAGGTCAATCGGCTCAATCTTTTCATTAAAGGTGTAGGTAATGTGGGCGGGATCCTACTGGAACAGATCCGGCAGCAACGAGATCATTTGCTCAATGAATTATTGGTCGATGTGCGGGTTTGCGGAATATCCAACTCCCGTACTATGGTCTTCTCAGAGACGGGAATAGACCTGGACAATTGGCAGGAGGAATTGGCTTCCGGGGAAACTCAAGAGTTCGATTCCTGGATGAATCGGATCATTGAAATGAATCTGCGCAATAGTGTTTTTCTGGATGTAACGGCTAGTGAGGAAGTGGCAATGAGCTATTCCAACTATTTGCGGAAGAGCATAGCCGTTGTGGCCTGTAACAAAATTGCTTGTTCATCAGCTTATCACAATTATAGAGAATTAAAATCCCTGGCCAGGGAATATCATGCTCCATTTTTATTTGAGACCAATGTCGGTGCAGGTCTACCGGTGATCAATACCTTAAAGAATCTGATCAATTCCGGAGACCGTATACGGTCTATACAGGCCGTGCTGTCCGGTAGTCTTAACTTCATCTTCAATCATTTGGATGCCACCAATTCCTTCCACGACATTGTGTTGCAGGCTCAGCAAGAAGGGTATACCGAACCCGACCCGCGAATCGACCTGAGTGGAGTAGATGTGATGAGAAAGATCCTAATACTTATTCGGGAAAGTGGTGTGCCGATGGAATTGGAGGATATCGGCAACGAGTCCTTTTTGCCGAATGCGGTTGATCAAGCCGGATCGGTTGACGAATTTTTTGCTCTTCTGCAGAAAGAAGATGCTTTTTTTACTGAACGTTTTGTCGATGCCCAGAAGAAGGGTTGCAAGCTCAAATACGTGGCCGAGTTTACAGATGGAAAGGCCAAGGTTGGATTGAAAGAGATCCGGGAAGGCCATCCCTTTTACAACTTGGAGGGCAAGGACAATATTGTCTTGTTCTACACTGACAGATATAGTGAACAACCGTTGATCATCAAGGGTGCCGGAGCAGGATCTGAAGTTACTGCATCAGGGCTCTTCGGGGATGTGATCTCACTGGCTAAAAACTGA
- a CDS encoding homoserine kinase: MDKVKVFSPATIANVSCGFDTLGVALDDLGDEMTLTKRTDNQLVITSIQGADLPTDPDRNVVSWVIGKILKDINTGTGVDIEIKKGFKPGSGLGSSAASGAGAAFAVNELLGRPLKTNQLIAYAREGERLVSGAPIADNVSAALLGGFILVRSYEPLEVISLPVPDNLAVAVIHPQIEIQTAAARDILPDQISMSSAITQWANLGGLVSALYEGDLPLFGRSLRDVVVEPHRKKLIPGFDQLKEVVMDHHALGFGISGSGPSLFAFCEGMSKARELTQLMQQEYVHTGIEAKVYASVISKLGCRLID, encoded by the coding sequence ATGGACAAGGTCAAGGTCTTCTCTCCGGCTACGATTGCCAATGTTTCCTGTGGGTTTGACACCTTGGGTGTGGCTCTGGACGACCTGGGAGACGAGATGACTCTGACTAAAAGAACCGACAATCAGCTCGTTATTACCTCCATTCAAGGAGCCGACCTACCCACTGATCCGGACCGCAATGTTGTCAGCTGGGTGATCGGGAAGATCCTCAAAGATATCAACACTGGAACGGGAGTAGATATTGAAATAAAAAAAGGTTTTAAACCCGGAAGTGGTTTGGGTAGCAGCGCTGCCAGTGGTGCTGGTGCAGCTTTTGCAGTTAATGAACTTTTGGGAAGACCATTAAAGACCAATCAGCTCATTGCCTATGCCAGGGAAGGGGAGAGATTGGTCAGTGGAGCTCCTATAGCAGACAATGTCTCTGCAGCCTTACTGGGTGGTTTCATCTTGGTTAGGTCCTATGAACCGTTGGAGGTTATTTCGCTGCCGGTTCCGGACAATTTGGCTGTAGCGGTGATTCACCCGCAGATAGAGATCCAAACTGCAGCAGCCAGGGATATATTACCGGATCAGATCAGCATGAGCTCTGCCATTACCCAATGGGCCAATCTGGGCGGGCTAGTCTCTGCTCTCTACGAGGGTGATCTACCCCTCTTTGGGCGATCCCTTCGAGATGTGGTAGTAGAACCGCACAGAAAGAAATTGATCCCCGGCTTCGACCAACTTAAAGAAGTTGTTATGGACCATCACGCTCTGGGATTCGGAATATCTGGTTCCGGGCCGTCGCTCTTTGCTTTCTGTGAAGGGATGAGCAAAGCCCGAGAACTAACTCAATTAATGCAACAGGAATACGTCCATACGGGAATTGAAGCCAAGGTGTATGCCTCGGTCATCTCCAAACTGGGCTGCAGATTGATCGATTAG
- the thrC gene encoding threonine synthase: MNYISLNKKAGAVSFREAVVRGLAPDKGLYYPENIPMLSEELLSNFNNLSDQELALNAIRPFIGDEIPATRLSTIVNETLSFPFPVKQVEEAISVLELYHGPTLAFKDVGARFMARCLGFFNETSGDEKITVLVATSGDTGGAVADGFFGVEGVEVVILYPKGKVSEIQEKQLTTHGGNIRALEVDGTFDDCQAMVKQAFLDAEILEKRPMTSANSINVARWMPQMFYYLSAVRQMGSSDKIVFSVPSGNYGNICAGMLATKMGLPIHHFITGTNANKVVPDYLSGGIYYPKPSVATISNAMDVGDPSNFIRIRALYDFDEDLLKSWMSGYSFNDEQTLQAIRKLYEAEEYLMEPHGAIGYLALKSFLNGLKETVQGVFLETAHPVKFLDVMPKELVEKIEIPAPIKQLIQKPAHKTGISSYADLKSILLD, encoded by the coding sequence ATGAATTACATCAGTTTGAACAAGAAGGCCGGTGCGGTCAGTTTCCGAGAAGCTGTGGTTAGGGGTCTGGCTCCGGACAAAGGCTTGTATTACCCGGAGAATATACCAATGCTATCTGAAGAGTTACTCAGTAATTTCAATAATCTATCCGATCAGGAACTAGCATTGAATGCGATCCGGCCATTTATAGGGGACGAAATTCCGGCTACTCGCCTTTCCACTATAGTTAATGAGACCTTGAGCTTTCCATTTCCAGTAAAGCAAGTGGAGGAAGCAATCTCTGTTTTGGAACTCTATCATGGACCCACTTTGGCTTTTAAGGATGTAGGTGCCCGGTTTATGGCGCGCTGCCTGGGGTTCTTTAATGAAACTTCGGGAGATGAAAAGATCACTGTCTTAGTCGCAACCTCGGGTGATACTGGAGGAGCCGTAGCCGATGGATTCTTCGGTGTGGAAGGAGTGGAAGTGGTCATTCTGTATCCCAAGGGCAAGGTCAGTGAGATACAGGAAAAGCAATTAACAACCCACGGCGGAAATATACGTGCCCTGGAGGTGGATGGAACCTTTGACGATTGCCAGGCCATGGTCAAACAGGCCTTTCTGGATGCTGAGATCCTGGAGAAAAGACCCATGACTTCGGCTAATTCCATCAATGTGGCTCGTTGGATGCCTCAGATGTTCTATTATCTCTCTGCGGTGCGCCAGATGGGAAGTTCTGATAAGATCGTCTTTTCCGTACCCAGTGGAAATTATGGAAACATCTGTGCAGGCATGCTGGCTACGAAGATGGGATTACCCATACACCATTTCATCACCGGTACAAATGCCAACAAGGTAGTCCCGGATTACCTATCCGGAGGCATATATTATCCAAAACCATCGGTGGCCACTATTTCCAATGCCATGGATGTAGGGGATCCCAGTAATTTTATTCGGATCAGGGCGCTTTATGATTTTGATGAAGATCTGCTCAAAAGTTGGATGAGCGGATACTCCTTCAATGATGAGCAAACTTTGCAAGCAATTCGTAAACTCTACGAAGCTGAAGAATACCTGATGGAACCGCATGGAGCCATTGGATATTTGGCCTTGAAGTCCTTCTTAAATGGATTGAAGGAGACGGTTCAAGGCGTCTTCCTGGAAACTGCACATCCGGTCAAATTCCTAGATGTGATGCCCAAAGAGCTTGTCGAAAAGATCGAGATTCCTGCACCAATAAAACAGCTGATTCAGAAGCCTGCACACAAAACCGGTATATCCAGTTATGCAGATTTAAAGTCCATTCTGCTGGATTAA
- the leuB gene encoding 3-isopropylmalate dehydrogenase, whose amino-acid sequence MKLNIALLPGDGIGPEVTAESVKALKAIATEFEHTFIFESAPVGAVAIDETGSPLPEKTLELCKNTDAVLFGAIGDPKYDNDPEAPVRPEQGLLKLRKSLGLFANIRPVKAYDSLLDASPLKEEKIAGTDISIYRELTGGIYFGEKQLSEDGNYASDLCAYSREEIERIAHLAFKAARQRDNKLTLVDKANVLESSRLWRKVVTEMGSQYPDVELDFLFVDNAAMQLILNPGQFDVILTENMFGDIISDEASVIGGSIGLLASASVGEQFALFEPIHGSFPQGKGKGIANPIASILSAAMMLDHFNLTEEAQRIRDAVDKSLELDITTPDLNKNGNRISTRQVGDFIEDFITNPDETNLNYANIHLGQSTII is encoded by the coding sequence ATGAAACTGAACATCGCATTATTACCAGGAGATGGCATCGGACCGGAGGTGACAGCAGAATCTGTTAAGGCCCTCAAGGCCATTGCCACAGAATTTGAGCACACCTTTATTTTTGAATCGGCTCCGGTTGGGGCTGTTGCTATAGACGAGACTGGGAGTCCATTACCCGAGAAAACCCTGGAACTATGCAAGAATACTGACGCAGTTCTGTTTGGTGCCATCGGTGACCCCAAATATGACAACGACCCAGAAGCCCCTGTAAGACCAGAGCAAGGCCTATTGAAGCTAAGAAAGTCCCTTGGACTCTTCGCCAACATCAGACCAGTAAAAGCATACGATAGTTTGTTGGATGCGTCTCCACTTAAGGAGGAAAAGATAGCCGGTACGGACATCAGCATATATCGGGAACTGACCGGCGGAATCTACTTCGGGGAAAAACAATTGAGCGAAGACGGAAACTACGCTTCTGATCTATGCGCCTACTCCCGTGAAGAGATCGAACGCATTGCACATCTCGCTTTTAAGGCAGCTCGTCAAAGAGACAATAAACTCACCCTAGTAGACAAAGCTAACGTCCTGGAAAGCTCGCGACTTTGGCGCAAGGTGGTCACTGAAATGGGTAGTCAATATCCAGATGTTGAATTGGATTTTCTATTCGTGGATAATGCCGCCATGCAACTGATACTAAACCCCGGACAGTTTGATGTCATCCTTACAGAAAACATGTTTGGGGACATCATCAGCGATGAAGCCTCAGTAATTGGAGGTTCTATCGGTTTACTGGCCTCAGCCTCTGTTGGAGAGCAGTTTGCCTTGTTTGAACCCATACATGGTTCTTTCCCCCAGGGAAAAGGAAAAGGCATAGCCAATCCAATTGCGTCCATACTTTCTGCGGCCATGATGTTGGATCATTTTAACCTGACGGAAGAAGCCCAGCGGATAAGGGATGCGGTAGATAAATCACTGGAACTGGATATCACGACTCCAGACCTCAACAAGAACGGAAACAGGATCAGTACGCGACAGGTTGGAGACTTCATAGAAGACTTTATCACCAACCCGGACGAGACCAACCTGAACTACGCCAACATTCACTTAGGTCAGTCCACCATCATTTAA
- the leuD gene encoding 3-isopropylmalate dehydratase small subunit, protein MEKFDRLISRAVPLAVDNVDTDQIIPARFLKATDKKGFGDNVFRDWRYDGEDQPIPGFPLNDSTYDGQILVAGDNFGCGSSREHAAWALVGYGFKVVISSYFADIFKGNSLNNGLLPIQVSPEFLERLFDAVKQDPSTQLVVDLEKQLLRTEDKTLQINFEIDPYKKMCLINGYDDIDFLISKKDKIEAFETKKY, encoded by the coding sequence ATGGAAAAATTTGATCGACTTATATCGAGAGCTGTTCCCCTTGCCGTGGACAATGTGGATACGGACCAGATCATTCCGGCCCGATTCCTTAAGGCAACGGACAAAAAAGGCTTTGGTGATAATGTCTTTCGCGATTGGAGATACGACGGAGAAGATCAGCCAATTCCCGGTTTCCCCCTGAACGATTCGACCTATGACGGTCAGATCCTGGTTGCCGGAGACAACTTTGGTTGTGGTTCCAGCAGGGAACATGCTGCCTGGGCCTTAGTTGGCTATGGCTTCAAAGTGGTGATTTCCTCTTATTTTGCGGATATATTCAAGGGCAACTCCTTGAACAACGGCCTGTTACCTATACAGGTTAGTCCGGAATTCCTGGAGCGTCTTTTTGACGCTGTAAAACAAGATCCTTCTACCCAATTGGTGGTCGATCTTGAGAAACAACTTTTGAGGACGGAGGATAAAACACTGCAGATCAATTTTGAAATTGATCCATACAAGAAAATGTGTCTGATCAACGGATATGACGACATCGACTTCCTGATCAGTAAGAAGGATAAAATCGAGGCCTTCGAAACCAAAAAGTACTAG